TGATGGCATCCGAGGTGAGGCTGAACAAAATGATCGCCGTGGCCAAAGAAATCAGCAAGAACCGCGCCTGCACCAAGAGAAACAGCACCACCGCAAAGGCGATGATGATCTGCGCCACGGTGCGGATGCGCTGCAACTCGGGCGTGCTCTGGCCGGTAGGGCGCGTGTCTTGGTCTCTTGGTGTCACCGTCTGGCCTGCTTCTGATTTGGATAGGATGCAGTATCGGGAATATCGCGTCGGCTGACAATCGCAGAACGTGGCCTTTCGCCTATAAAATCAGGTGTTTCCGCCGCCTGCCTTGATTTGTAGCGGGTCTCAGACCTCCCCAAGGATCAGATCCGCGGCGCGCCAAGCCAGCATCATGGTGGGCGCGTTGGTGTTGCCTGACGTGACATTGGGAAACACCGAGGCATCAACCACCCGCAACCCCTTGACCCCATGCACCCGCAGCTGTGGGTCGACCACGGACTGCGCCGGATCGCATCCCATGCGGCAGGTTCCGACCGGGTGAAACACGGTGCCGCAGCGTTTGCGGAAATCCTCAAGAATGGTGGCATCGTCCATGGTCCGCAGGTCCTGATACATGGCACTTTCGACCAAGGCGGTCAGTGCTGCCGTGGACATGATGCGCTGACACAGGCGGCCCCCCGCAATCACCTGCGCGCGGTCTTCTTCGGTCGCGAGCGAATTGGGTTGAATGAGGGGCGGCGCCTCGGGGTTGGGGCCGCTGATGTCGATGCGGCCTCGGCTGGTTGGGCGCGAGGGCTGGAACGAGATGATGAACCCCGGAAACGGATCGGGGCGCACGACCGAGCGGGTGCCCGCAGGCGTGGTCGTATAGGTGACAGGGTTGAAATAGAGCTGTTGATCGGGATGGTTCTGCCCCGGCTTTGAGCGAAAATAACCGCCACATTGATTGACCGAGAGCGACAGGGGCCCGCGCCGCGTCAGGGCAAAACGCAGCGCCGCGCGCACCTTGCCCATGAAGGGGGCAAGATCGTTGTTGAGCGTCGGTTCGGTGGCGCGGAAATAATAGTTGATTCCAAGATGATCCTGAAGATTGCCGCCCACATGGGCGCAATCGCGCAATGGCGTGATGCCATGCTGGCGCAACATATCCGCCGGGCCGATGCCCGAGATCTGCAAAAGGCGCGGCGAGGTAACGGCACCTGCACTCAGGATGATCTCGCGCCCCGCGCGCGCAACGTGGCTTTGCCCGCCGCGACGGTAATGAACGGCGACCGCCCGGCTGCCGTCAAATTCGAGGCGGTCCACCAAGGCCCCTGTGACCAACGTCACATTCGGGCGTTTCAGCGCGGGTTTGAGACAGGCGCGCGCCGAAGAGTTGCGCAATCCGCCCGCAGTGTTGATGCGGTAAACGGTGCCGCCTTCGCCACTCGGGTCGTTGAGATCGTCGGTGCGCGGCAGACCCAATTCATCGAGCGCGGCAAAGTAATGCCGGTTGACCGGGTGGATCTGGTCCGAGACATCCTGCACCGTGATCGGTCCGCTGCCGCGCCGCGTGCCATCGGGCGAGACCTGCGTCTCTAGGGCCTCATAGGTGGCACGAACGGTGCTCCAGCCCCAGCCGGTGGCACCCGCCGCCTCCCAATCGTCGAAATCGTGGGGCAGGCCGCGAGCATAGACCATCGCGTTGATCGCCCCCGACCCGCCCACCGTCTTGCCGCGCGGCCAGTAACCGCGCCGCCCATCGAGCGCCTCTTCCGGTTCGGCCTCGTATTTCCAGTTCAGACGCTCGTCAAAAAAGGTTTTGCCATAGCCCAGGGGCAGGGCGATCCAAGGGCTGCGCCCACGTCCCCCGGCCTCAAGAATCAACACACGGTGCCGCCCATTGGCACTCAGCCGGTCGGCCAGTACCGACCCCGCCGAGCCTGCGCCGACGATGATATAGTCGTGGTCTGTCACGTTTCGCCTGCCTTTGCCTTTTGATCGCGCGCCAGCGTTACAAATCCGCCCCCGCCCCGGAATGCCGGAAA
The nucleotide sequence above comes from Roseovarius mucosus. Encoded proteins:
- a CDS encoding GMC family oxidoreductase — translated: MTDHDYIIVGAGSAGSVLADRLSANGRHRVLILEAGGRGRSPWIALPLGYGKTFFDERLNWKYEAEPEEALDGRRGYWPRGKTVGGSGAINAMVYARGLPHDFDDWEAAGATGWGWSTVRATYEALETQVSPDGTRRGSGPITVQDVSDQIHPVNRHYFAALDELGLPRTDDLNDPSGEGGTVYRINTAGGLRNSSARACLKPALKRPNVTLVTGALVDRLEFDGSRAVAVHYRRGGQSHVARAGREIILSAGAVTSPRLLQISGIGPADMLRQHGITPLRDCAHVGGNLQDHLGINYYFRATEPTLNNDLAPFMGKVRAALRFALTRRGPLSLSVNQCGGYFRSKPGQNHPDQQLYFNPVTYTTTPAGTRSVVRPDPFPGFIISFQPSRPTSRGRIDISGPNPEAPPLIQPNSLATEEDRAQVIAGGRLCQRIMSTAALTALVESAMYQDLRTMDDATILEDFRKRCGTVFHPVGTCRMGCDPAQSVVDPQLRVHGVKGLRVVDASVFPNVTSGNTNAPTMMLAWRAADLILGEV